A region of the Candidatus Cloacimonadota bacterium genome:
ATTGATTCCACTTTTTATTCTACGAGGATCACTGATGAATGCTGCTCAACCACTTTCTCGCTCAATTTTGATGGATGTAGTTCCCAAAAGGCATCGCGGAAAATGGAATTCGGTGGAAACAATTGCCTGGGGTTTGTTTTGGAATGCTTCTGCGGTAATTGGCGGATTTTTGATCGGCGACAACAACTTTCAACGCTGCTTCTTCATCACAGCAGGAATTTATCTGATTGGAACAATTCCGATTTTGATGCTGATCCCACTGGTTCATAAAGAAATCTCACAGGAGAAATAATGAAGATCGCTGATCTAAATGGATTAACTGGTTCATGGCTTTGCAAAAACGAAAAATCAGAAACAGAAGAATTCTGGCTTCCCAGCAAAGGAAACATGATGCTTGGTTTGAATAGAACTGTGGCAAATTCAGGAAAAACTGCCTTTGAATTCCTGAGAATTTTCCAGCAAAATAGCGATATTTTTTACTCTGCCAATCCGAATGGCAGAGAAGCAACTCTTTTCAAATTAGTAAAATGTGAAGAAAATAAAATTATCTTTGAGAATCCTGAACATGATTTTCCACAAAGAATAATTTATGCATTCCAAACAGAAAAAGAAATGACGGCTCGCATCGAAGGTAAAGTGGGCGGAAAACTAAAATTCGGTGAATGGAAATTTTCTAAGGTTGACAGATGAAAACCATCTGTTGGAATTTTGCTCGAAAGTGAAGGAGATGAAAATGGAGAAATTTAAAGTTTGCCCAAACTGCCAGAAAGAATGGGAAACGAGAAGTGATTTTATCTACGATCCGGAAATCGAGATCATCGGTTATCAAGTTCATTT
Encoded here:
- a CDS encoding DUF6265 family protein translates to MKIADLNGLTGSWLCKNEKSETEEFWLPSKGNMMLGLNRTVANSGKTAFEFLRIFQQNSDIFYSANPNGREATLFKLVKCEENKIIFENPEHDFPQRIIYAFQTEKEMTARIEGKVGGKLKFGEWKFSKVDR